From one Flavobacteriales bacterium genomic stretch:
- a CDS encoding arsenate reductase has product MPRLFYYLGTCSTCERIMKGINLKGFALREIKGDPITAKELDHMKKLAGSYEALFSRVALKYRALGLNTMTLTEKDYRKYILQEYTFLKRPVMVLDDRILIGNAPKVTEAMTDAARTLVA; this is encoded by the coding sequence ATGCCCCGCCTCTTCTACTATCTCGGCACCTGCTCCACCTGCGAGCGCATCATGAAAGGCATCAACCTCAAGGGCTTTGCCTTGCGCGAGATCAAAGGCGATCCAATCACGGCGAAGGAACTCGACCACATGAAGAAGCTTGCGGGCAGCTACGAAGCGCTCTTCAGCCGCGTGGCCTTGAAGTACCGCGCACTCGGGCTGAACACGATGACGCTCACCGAGAAGGACTACCGCAAGTACATCCTGCAGGAGTACACGTTCCTGAAGCGGCCGGTGATGGTGCTCGATGACCGGATCCTCATCGGAAACGCGCCCAAGGTGACGGAAGCGATGACCGACGCTGCACGGACGCTGGTTGCATGA
- the ygiD gene encoding 4,5-DOPA dioxygenase extradiol — translation MHRKDFLLSLAAMPLAGAAMKLNELARITDPLGPTERLPVLFLGHGSPMNAIEENEFVQGFRKLAAEIPKPQAIICVSAHWETRGTYVTAMAKPRTIHDFGGFPKALFDVQYPAPGDPKLAEEVKQAVKGASVGLDQSWGLDHGAWSVVKHLYPNADVPIIQLSLDRSLSPEKHYALAEELGALRDKGVLIIGSGNMVHNLGMVDWNKLNQPFAYDWAQEASERMKRAITTGDHKPLIEFHDQGQAFELAINSSEHFLPLLYALALQQKDEQATLFNDKALAGSLTMTSVRIGRG, via the coding sequence ATGCACCGCAAGGATTTCCTCCTTTCACTCGCCGCGATGCCCTTGGCCGGAGCCGCCATGAAACTCAATGAGCTCGCGCGCATCACCGACCCGCTGGGCCCGACCGAGCGCTTGCCCGTACTCTTCCTCGGTCACGGCAGCCCGATGAACGCCATCGAAGAGAACGAGTTCGTACAGGGCTTCCGGAAGCTGGCGGCGGAGATCCCGAAGCCGCAGGCGATCATCTGCGTGAGCGCGCATTGGGAGACGCGGGGCACCTATGTGACCGCGATGGCCAAGCCGCGCACCATCCACGACTTCGGCGGGTTCCCCAAGGCGCTGTTCGATGTGCAGTATCCCGCACCCGGTGACCCCAAGCTCGCAGAGGAGGTGAAGCAAGCGGTGAAGGGCGCATCCGTCGGCCTGGACCAGAGTTGGGGCCTCGATCATGGCGCGTGGAGCGTGGTGAAACACCTGTACCCGAACGCCGATGTGCCCATCATCCAATTGAGCCTCGACCGCTCGCTCTCACCGGAGAAGCATTATGCGCTGGCCGAGGAACTCGGTGCGCTGCGTGATAAGGGCGTCCTAATCATCGGAAGCGGCAACATGGTGCATAACCTGGGCATGGTCGATTGGAACAAGCTCAATCAGCCCTTCGCCTACGATTGGGCACAAGAGGCCAGCGAAAGGATGAAACGGGCCATCACCACCGGGGACCACAAGCCATTGATCGAATTCCACGATCAGGGCCAGGCCTTCGAACTGGCCATCAACAGCAGCGAGCACTTCTTGCCTTTGCTCTACGCCCTGGCACTGCAGCAGAAGGATGAGCAGGCCACGCTCTTCAACGACAAGGCACTGGCGGGTTCGCTAACGATGACGAGCGTGAGGATCGGGAGGGGCTAG